A genomic segment from Juglans regia cultivar Chandler chromosome 14, Walnut 2.0, whole genome shotgun sequence encodes:
- the LOC109014056 gene encoding uncharacterized protein LOC109014056, with translation MNREVLWRSYAGRNRQHPLLADHKENEGKERRRVGEVAGGTTAECAAICCCFPCTVMNLLILAVYKVPAGLCRKAWRKKKLQRLKKKKTTGLLTNSGNKLEEGDNLELVLELEMETVKGGSLIGMNNNDAVNLEKEMWERFSQGGFWRSPSEREGPPRPLV, from the coding sequence ATGAATCGAGAGGTTTTGTGGCGATCTTATGCGGGCCGGAATCGGCAACATCCACTGCTTGCGGATCATAAGGAAAATGAGGGGAAAGAGAGACGACGAGTAGGGGAGGTTGCAGGAGGGACGACAGCTGAATGCGCGGCGATATGTTGTTGTTTTCCATGTACCGTGATGAACCTACTGATATTGGCGGTGTACAAGGTGCCTGCAGGACTGTGCAGGAAAgcttggagaaagaaaaaactgcagcgtttgaagaagaagaaaacaacggGGCTATTGACAAATAGTGGAAACAAGCTCGAGGAAGGAGATAATTTAGAGCTGGTGCTGGAGCTGGAGATGGAGACCGTGAAGGGGGGGAGTCTGATAGGGATGAATAATAACGATGCGGTCAACTTGGAGAAGGAAATGTGGGAAAGGTTTTCTCAAGGCGGCTTCTGGAGGAGCCCTTCTGAGAGAGAAGGACCTCCTCGGCCTCTTGTATGA